The Egicoccus sp. AB-alg6-2 genome includes a window with the following:
- a CDS encoding DUF4212 domain-containing protein has translation MTEDAKRAYWRRNLRLMVALLSIWFVVSYLFGILLVETFNRIVINDFPLGFWFAQQGSIVAFVILIGIYAWRMDKLDEEFGVAEARHQRGGGR, from the coding sequence GTGACCGAAGATGCCAAGCGCGCCTACTGGCGCCGCAACCTGCGCCTGATGGTGGCGCTGCTCTCGATCTGGTTCGTGGTCTCGTACCTGTTCGGCATCCTGCTGGTCGAGACCTTCAACCGCATCGTCATCAACGACTTTCCGCTGGGCTTCTGGTTCGCCCAGCAGGGCTCGATCGTGGCCTTCGTGATCCTGATCGGGATCTACGCCTGGCGCATGGACAAGCTCGACGAGGAGTTCGGCGTCGCCGAGGCCCGCCACCAGCGCGGAGGTGGCCGATGA